From Streptomyces sp. TLI_053, a single genomic window includes:
- a CDS encoding trypsin-like peptidase domain-containing protein, with protein MPSRPVRPARAARTLALSALLLAAAIACGGGEEGRTASVAPPNPAWDRIGTLSVHTPEGPRACTASVVRSPRRNLLVTAAHCVQSRRIGLLDGLVFTPGYRNGYSPYGSWPVESVTVDPHWETDDDPEYDVAFVTVRPVNGRQVEDAVGGNPLGTDQGFGLAVSVTGYPNERDEPITCSGLTASQSPTQERFDCGGYTDGTSGSPWLTTNGRVIGVIGGYQEGGATPETSYSVTFDERVSELYQQALA; from the coding sequence ATGCCCTCCCGCCCGGTTCGACCCGCGCGCGCGGCCAGGACGCTCGCCCTGTCGGCCCTGCTGCTGGCCGCCGCCATCGCCTGCGGCGGGGGCGAGGAGGGCCGGACGGCCTCGGTCGCGCCGCCGAACCCCGCCTGGGACCGGATCGGCACCCTGTCCGTGCACACCCCGGAGGGCCCCAGGGCGTGCACGGCGAGCGTGGTGAGGAGCCCTCGGCGCAATCTGCTGGTCACCGCCGCGCACTGCGTGCAGAGCCGCCGGATCGGCCTGCTGGACGGGCTGGTGTTCACTCCCGGCTATCGCAACGGGTATTCACCCTACGGGAGTTGGCCGGTGGAGTCGGTCACCGTCGATCCGCACTGGGAGACCGACGACGATCCCGAGTACGACGTGGCGTTCGTCACCGTGCGGCCGGTGAACGGCCGCCAGGTGGAGGACGCCGTCGGCGGCAACCCGCTCGGCACCGACCAGGGCTTCGGCCTGGCCGTCTCGGTCACCGGCTACCCCAACGAGCGGGACGAGCCGATCACCTGCTCGGGCCTGACCGCCTCGCAGAGCCCGACCCAGGAGCGGTTCGACTGCGGCGGCTACACCGACGGCACCAGCGGCAGCCCGTGGCTGACCACCAACGGCCGGGTGATCGGGGTGATCGGCGGCTACCAGGAGGGCGGCGCGACGCCGGAGACCTCGTACAGCGTCACCTTCGACGAGCGGGTCTCCGAGCTGTACCAGCAGGCCCTCGCCTGA
- the dnaG gene encoding DNA primase, whose translation MAGRIRDEDVQAVRSALPIDAVVGDYVQLTNGGGGEYKGVCPFHDEKSASFYVNPAKGVFHCFGCQENGDTIAFLMKIEHFTFAEAVERMAAQAGITLRYEEGGYSPRHQQGERTRLVEAHKVAAAWYQEQLASPEAEIGRRFLAERGFDEESARTFGVGYAPVGWEHLVRYLRGKGFTDKEILLGGLASQGQRGGLIDRFRGRLVWPIRDIAGEVIGFGARRLREDDNGPKYLNTPETPIYKKSHVLYGIDLAKKEIAKSGRAVVVEGYTDVMACHLAGVTSAVATCGTAFAEDHIKIIRRLLMDTSQYRGETVFTFDGDAAGQKAALRAFEDDQKFAAKTSIAVSPGGMDPCELRLAKGDDAVRELIDNPVPLFEFALGSAVAKHRVDTPEGRSAALEEAAPIVARIKDRSIQHEYAVRLAGMLGILDEPFVVRRVAQLARWDRERQQNPRANGQRRPEPPQPVRPARPAFVLNPRDPAQFVERELLKLALQHPDLVSPAFDNYAEDEFPTPPYTAVRRAIGQAGGAAYGATLADFTSVVREICPDDRVRSLVTELTVEPVRSRRKVDAIYAGEFLVKLRLLAVDRRVDEVRAHLQRLGNRAAAEDLHAVQTELWQLQQYGQSLRSGGSAAL comes from the coding sequence GTGGCCGGGCGGATCAGGGACGAAGACGTACAGGCGGTGCGGAGCGCGCTGCCGATCGACGCCGTGGTCGGCGACTACGTACAGCTGACCAACGGTGGCGGCGGCGAGTACAAGGGCGTCTGCCCCTTCCACGACGAGAAGTCCGCCTCCTTCTACGTCAATCCGGCCAAGGGCGTCTTCCACTGCTTCGGCTGCCAGGAGAACGGCGACACCATCGCCTTCCTGATGAAGATCGAGCACTTCACCTTCGCCGAGGCCGTCGAGCGGATGGCGGCCCAGGCCGGCATCACCCTGCGGTACGAGGAGGGCGGCTACAGCCCCCGGCACCAGCAGGGCGAGCGCACCCGGCTGGTCGAGGCGCACAAGGTGGCCGCCGCCTGGTACCAGGAGCAGCTGGCCTCGCCCGAGGCCGAGATCGGCCGCCGCTTCCTGGCCGAGCGCGGCTTCGACGAGGAGTCCGCGCGGACCTTCGGCGTCGGCTACGCCCCGGTCGGCTGGGAGCACCTGGTGCGGTACCTGCGCGGCAAGGGCTTCACGGACAAGGAGATCCTGCTCGGCGGCCTGGCCTCGCAGGGCCAGCGCGGCGGGCTGATCGACCGCTTCCGGGGGCGGCTGGTCTGGCCGATCCGGGACATCGCGGGCGAGGTGATCGGCTTCGGCGCCCGGCGGCTGCGCGAGGACGACAACGGCCCGAAGTACCTCAACACCCCCGAGACGCCGATCTACAAGAAGTCGCACGTGCTCTACGGCATCGACCTGGCGAAGAAGGAGATCGCCAAGTCCGGCCGCGCGGTGGTGGTCGAGGGCTACACCGATGTGATGGCCTGCCACCTGGCCGGGGTCACCTCCGCCGTGGCGACCTGCGGCACCGCCTTCGCCGAGGACCACATCAAGATCATCCGTCGGCTGCTGATGGACACCTCGCAGTACCGGGGCGAGACCGTCTTCACCTTCGACGGCGACGCGGCCGGCCAGAAGGCCGCGCTGCGGGCCTTCGAGGACGACCAGAAGTTCGCGGCCAAGACCTCCATCGCGGTCAGCCCCGGCGGCATGGACCCGTGCGAGCTGCGCCTCGCCAAGGGCGACGACGCGGTCCGCGAACTGATCGACAACCCCGTCCCGCTCTTCGAGTTCGCGCTGGGCTCGGCCGTCGCCAAGCACCGGGTGGACACCCCCGAGGGCCGGTCGGCGGCGTTGGAGGAGGCGGCACCGATCGTCGCCAGGATCAAGGACCGCTCCATCCAGCACGAGTACGCCGTCCGGCTGGCCGGCATGCTGGGCATCCTCGACGAGCCGTTCGTGGTCCGCCGGGTGGCCCAGCTGGCCCGCTGGGACCGCGAGCGCCAGCAGAACCCCCGGGCCAACGGCCAGCGCCGCCCCGAGCCGCCGCAGCCGGTCCGCCCGGCCCGGCCCGCCTTCGTGCTCAACCCGCGCGACCCGGCCCAGTTCGTCGAGCGCGAACTGCTCAAACTGGCCCTCCAGCACCCGGACCTGGTCTCGCCGGCCTTCGACAACTACGCCGAGGACGAGTTCCCCACCCCGCCCTACACCGCCGTGCGGCGGGCCATCGGCCAGGCCGGCGGCGCCGCCTACGGGGCCACCCTGGCCGACTTCACCAGTGTGGTGCGCGAGATCTGCCCGGACGACCGGGTGCGCTCGCTGGTCACCGAGCTGACCGTGGAGCCGGTGCGCTCGCGCCGCAAGGTCGACGCAATCTACGCGGGGGAGTTCCTGGTCAAGCTGCGGCTGCTGGCCGTGGACCGGCGGGTCGACGAGGTCCGCGCCCACCTCCAGCGCCTCGGCAACCGCGCGGCCGCGGAGGACCTGCACGCGGTGCAGACCGAGCTGTGGCAGCTCCAGCAGTACGGGCAGTCCCTGCGCAGCGGCGGTTCCGCGGCCCTCTAG
- a CDS encoding XRE family transcriptional regulator, with the protein MGSAWKQLPDDLSDPARRLTEELRAVKDATGLSLSELAARTHYSRASWERWLNGKRVITEQALDALVGAVDCDGPKLRALWELTAAEGATSGDTTADDTTAADTTADNASTGAEEAAASAAEPDRPERARSTGAESATADGSPAGGTGPDSPAQDADSPAQDGTGSAAAPGSVPAVEPDLDRAAATDRPAGPVRRRSVTLVAASVVVVLLLALAGVRYFSDGADEDSVGPTAATVLSSPPVTPVDSASPSASAPAVPANPAPAVPACQALGCAHKDPKAAGCGGDARTLLTTNIGKVVVYLRYSQKCQAAWAAITEGQPGDQATITTTAGDSETALIHWGYDNYSQMVNAGDPSTVLQVCGKQAQPEGGSCTASISDLARVVANTPIPVGPASPPAVATDAAPSPTPSG; encoded by the coding sequence ATGGGTTCCGCCTGGAAGCAGCTGCCCGACGACCTGTCCGACCCTGCCAGGCGCCTCACGGAGGAGCTGCGGGCCGTCAAGGACGCCACCGGACTCTCGCTCTCCGAGCTGGCCGCCCGGACCCACTACAGCCGGGCGTCCTGGGAACGCTGGCTGAACGGCAAGCGGGTCATCACCGAGCAGGCGCTCGACGCGTTGGTCGGAGCCGTCGACTGCGACGGGCCGAAGCTGCGGGCGCTGTGGGAGCTGACCGCGGCCGAGGGAGCCACCTCGGGCGACACGACGGCGGACGACACGACCGCGGCTGACACGACCGCGGACAACGCCTCGACGGGCGCCGAGGAGGCCGCGGCGAGCGCCGCGGAGCCGGACCGGCCCGAGCGGGCCCGGAGCACCGGCGCGGAGTCCGCCACGGCCGACGGCTCGCCGGCCGGCGGCACCGGGCCGGACAGCCCGGCCCAGGACGCGGACAGCCCGGCCCAGGACGGGACCGGGAGCGCGGCCGCCCCCGGCTCCGTTCCCGCCGTCGAGCCCGACCTCGACCGTGCCGCTGCCACCGACCGACCGGCCGGCCCGGTGCGCCGCCGCTCGGTGACCCTGGTCGCCGCCTCGGTGGTCGTGGTCCTGCTGCTGGCCCTCGCCGGGGTGCGGTACTTCTCCGACGGCGCCGACGAGGACAGCGTCGGCCCGACCGCCGCCACGGTGCTGTCCTCTCCCCCGGTGACGCCCGTCGACTCGGCCTCGCCGAGCGCCTCCGCGCCCGCCGTACCGGCCAACCCCGCTCCGGCGGTCCCGGCCTGCCAGGCCCTCGGCTGCGCGCACAAGGACCCCAAGGCGGCCGGCTGCGGCGGTGACGCCCGCACCCTGCTGACCACCAACATCGGCAAGGTCGTCGTCTACCTCCGGTACAGCCAGAAGTGCCAGGCGGCCTGGGCCGCCATCACCGAGGGTCAGCCCGGCGACCAGGCGACCATCACCACCACCGCCGGTGACTCCGAGACGGCGCTGATCCACTGGGGGTACGACAACTACTCGCAGATGGTGAACGCGGGCGACCCCTCGACCGTCCTCCAGGTCTGCGGCAAGCAGGCCCAGCCCGAGGGCGGCTCCTGCACCGCCAGCATCTCCGACCTGGCCCGGGTGGTCGCCAACACCCCGATCCCGGTCGGCCCGGCCTCGCCGCCGGCGGTCGCCACCGACGCCGCCCCGTCGCCGACCCCGTCCGGCTGA
- a CDS encoding RNA polymerase sigma factor translates to MDRGPAATAQPTTDPLAPPPPYDGTADPPEDHGRAGAPPADGARVPAQGHPPGHPRAEGAGGPGDTEEPGDTEEPGDTEEPEDTEEPEDGDAEAADDAGASDDAEGAGRDGPEDHPEGTTGRARPVADPSGPAADLLRQYLREIGRIRLLTAAEEVDLARRIEAGLFAEERLHRDPPPTDRLAAELGTLVLIGRLAKRRLIEANLRLVVSVAKRYIGRGLTLLDLVQEGNLGLIRAVEKFDYTRGYKFSTYATWWIRQAMSRALADQARTIRVPVHVVELINRVVRVQRSLLQERGTEPGPADIAAALELTEERVRELLRLAQEPISLHTPVGEEDDVALGDLIEDADAASPAESAAFLLLRQHLEAVLATLGERERQVVQLRYGLDDGRARTLEEIGVLFGVTRERIRQIESKTLVKLRDHAFAAQLRGYLE, encoded by the coding sequence GTGGACCGAGGCCCCGCCGCGACCGCCCAGCCGACCACCGATCCGCTCGCCCCGCCTCCGCCGTACGACGGCACCGCCGACCCGCCGGAGGACCACGGCCGGGCGGGGGCGCCGCCCGCGGACGGCGCGCGCGTGCCCGCCCAGGGCCACCCGCCGGGGCACCCCCGGGCCGAGGGGGCGGGCGGCCCCGGGGACACCGAGGAACCCGGGGACACCGAGGAACCCGGGGACACCGAGGAACCCGAGGACACCGAGGAACCCGAGGACGGTGACGCCGAGGCCGCCGACGACGCCGGGGCTTCCGACGACGCCGAGGGAGCCGGCCGGGACGGGCCCGAGGACCACCCCGAGGGGACGACCGGCCGGGCGCGCCCGGTGGCCGACCCGAGCGGGCCCGCCGCCGACCTGCTCCGCCAGTACCTCCGCGAGATCGGCCGGATCCGGCTTCTCACCGCGGCCGAGGAGGTCGACCTCGCCCGCCGGATCGAGGCCGGCCTGTTCGCCGAGGAGCGACTGCACCGCGATCCGCCGCCCACCGACCGGCTGGCCGCCGAACTCGGCACCCTGGTGCTGATCGGCCGGCTCGCCAAGCGCCGGCTGATCGAGGCCAACCTGCGGCTGGTGGTCTCCGTCGCCAAGCGCTACATCGGCCGCGGCCTCACCCTGCTCGACCTGGTCCAGGAGGGGAACCTCGGGCTGATCCGGGCGGTCGAGAAGTTCGACTACACCCGGGGCTACAAGTTCTCCACCTACGCGACCTGGTGGATCCGTCAGGCGATGAGCCGCGCCCTGGCCGACCAGGCCAGGACGATCCGGGTGCCGGTGCACGTCGTCGAACTGATCAACCGGGTGGTGCGGGTGCAGCGTTCGCTGCTCCAGGAGCGCGGGACCGAGCCCGGCCCGGCCGACATCGCGGCCGCCCTGGAGCTCACCGAGGAACGGGTCCGGGAGCTGCTCCGCCTCGCCCAGGAGCCCATCTCCCTGCACACCCCGGTCGGCGAGGAGGACGACGTCGCGCTCGGCGACCTCATCGAGGACGCCGACGCGGCCTCACCCGCCGAATCCGCCGCCTTCCTGCTGCTGCGCCAGCACCTGGAGGCGGTGCTGGCCACCCTCGGCGAGCGCGAGCGGCAGGTGGTCCAGCTCCGCTACGGCCTGGACGACGGGCGGGCCCGCACGCTGGAGGAGATCGGCGTGCTGTTCGGGGTGACCCGGGAGCGGATCCGCCAGATCGAGTCGAAGACCCTGGTCAAGCTCCGCGACCACGCCTTCGCCGCGCAGCTCCGCGGGTACCTCGAATAG
- a CDS encoding glutamate decarboxylase yields MALHKGAGDDRRLTVGPFVGTAADPLGGMALSPPLHRLSDGPVPADTAYQLIHDELLLDGNARLNLATFVTTSMEVQATRLMTECLDKNMIDKDEYPQTAELERRCVSILAHLWNAPDPDAAVGCSTTGSSEACMLAGLALKRRWMARNAERYAAGARPNLVMGVNVQVCWEKFCTFWEVEARTAPMDGERFHLGPEQAVGLCDENTIGVVAVLGSTFDGSYEPVAAICAALDDLQRRTGLDVPVHVDGASGAMVAPFLDEDLAWDFRLPRVASINTSGHKYGLVYPGVGWALWRDHEALPEELVFRVNYLGGEMPTFALNFSRPGAEVVAQYYTFLRLGRAGFRAVQGVCREVAGYLSGEIERLDGFRLITRGDELPVFAFTTTDEVPFDVFDVSRRLRERGWQVPAYTFPANREDLAVLRVVCRNGFSRDLADLLLADLERLLPELRSQPVPLKELGIPTTTAFHH; encoded by the coding sequence ATGGCACTGCACAAGGGCGCCGGTGACGACCGCCGGCTGACCGTCGGACCGTTCGTCGGCACCGCCGCCGACCCGCTCGGCGGGATGGCGCTGTCGCCCCCGCTGCACCGGCTCTCCGACGGCCCGGTCCCGGCCGACACGGCCTACCAGCTGATCCACGACGAGCTGCTGCTGGACGGCAACGCACGGCTCAACCTGGCGACCTTCGTCACCACCTCGATGGAGGTCCAGGCCACCCGGCTGATGACCGAGTGCCTCGACAAGAACATGATCGACAAGGACGAGTACCCGCAGACCGCCGAACTGGAGCGGCGCTGCGTGTCGATCCTCGCCCACCTGTGGAACGCCCCGGACCCGGACGCCGCCGTCGGCTGCTCCACCACCGGCTCCAGCGAGGCCTGCATGCTGGCCGGACTCGCGCTCAAGCGCCGCTGGATGGCCCGCAACGCCGAGCGCTACGCCGCCGGTGCCCGGCCCAACCTGGTGATGGGCGTCAATGTGCAGGTCTGCTGGGAGAAGTTCTGCACCTTCTGGGAGGTCGAGGCCCGCACTGCGCCGATGGACGGCGAGCGCTTCCACCTCGGCCCCGAGCAGGCGGTGGGGCTCTGCGACGAGAACACCATCGGCGTGGTCGCCGTGCTCGGCTCGACCTTCGACGGCTCCTACGAGCCGGTGGCGGCGATCTGCGCCGCGCTCGACGACCTCCAGCGGCGCACCGGCCTGGACGTGCCGGTGCACGTGGACGGCGCCTCCGGCGCCATGGTCGCGCCGTTCCTGGACGAGGACCTGGCCTGGGACTTCCGGCTGCCCCGGGTCGCCTCCATCAACACCTCCGGCCACAAGTACGGACTGGTCTACCCGGGCGTCGGCTGGGCGCTCTGGCGGGACCACGAGGCGCTGCCCGAGGAACTGGTGTTCCGGGTCAACTACCTGGGCGGCGAGATGCCGACCTTCGCGCTGAACTTCTCCCGGCCCGGGGCCGAGGTGGTCGCGCAGTACTACACCTTCCTGCGGCTGGGCCGGGCCGGCTTCCGGGCCGTCCAGGGCGTCTGCCGGGAGGTGGCCGGATACCTGTCCGGGGAGATCGAGCGCCTCGACGGCTTCCGGCTGATCACCCGGGGCGACGAGCTGCCGGTGTTCGCGTTCACCACCACGGACGAGGTGCCGTTCGACGTGTTCGACGTTTCGCGGCGGCTGCGCGAACGGGGCTGGCAGGTGCCCGCGTACACCTTCCCGGCTAACCGGGAGGACCTCGCGGTCCTGCGGGTGGTCTGCCGCAACGGGTTCTCCCGCGACCTCGCCGACCTGCTGCTCGCGGACCTGGAACGGCTGCTGCCCGAGCTGCGCAGCCAGCCGGTCCCGCTCAAGGAGCTCGGCATTCCCACCACGACGGCCTTCCACCACTGA
- a CDS encoding ABC transporter permease, with amino-acid sequence MNRTAHAVRSLAVAETRLFLRDPMTAFFTLLFPVALFGVLGSVPALRKASPGAHGLSTVQLYAPILAVLALMMLGLNGLPSLLATYRERGVLRRMSASPVRPALLFGALLPLYLGIATVSMLLVTALAPVLGVGLPRRPAAFALAFLLAAAAMLSVGLLLAAVVPSAKAGNAVGALALFPMMFFSGLWLPREFAPAVLNRIGDLTPGGAAAQALQDSWDGRFPHVVSLLTLAAYALLAGAAAARLFRWE; translated from the coding sequence GTGAACCGCACCGCCCACGCCGTCCGCAGCCTGGCCGTCGCCGAGACCCGGCTGTTCCTGCGCGACCCGATGACCGCCTTCTTCACCCTGCTCTTCCCGGTCGCCCTGTTCGGCGTCCTGGGTTCCGTCCCGGCCCTGCGCAAGGCCTCGCCGGGCGCACACGGCCTGAGCACGGTCCAGCTGTACGCGCCGATCCTGGCCGTCCTGGCGCTGATGATGCTCGGCCTCAACGGCCTGCCCTCGCTGCTGGCCACCTACCGCGAGCGCGGCGTGCTGCGCCGGATGTCGGCGAGCCCGGTGCGCCCGGCGCTGCTGTTCGGGGCGCTGCTGCCGCTGTACCTGGGCATCGCCACCGTCTCGATGCTGCTGGTGACGGCGCTCGCACCGGTGCTCGGGGTGGGGCTGCCGCGGCGGCCGGCGGCCTTCGCGCTGGCCTTCCTGCTCGCCGCCGCCGCGATGCTCTCGGTCGGCCTGCTGCTCGCCGCGGTCGTCCCGTCCGCGAAGGCCGGCAACGCGGTCGGCGCGCTGGCGCTCTTCCCGATGATGTTCTTCTCCGGACTCTGGCTGCCCCGCGAGTTCGCGCCCGCGGTGCTGAACCGGATCGGCGACCTCACCCCCGGCGGGGCCGCCGCGCAGGCCCTGCAGGACTCCTGGGACGGCCGCTTCCCGCACGTCGTGTCCCTGCTCACACTCGCCGCGTACGCCCTGCTCGCCGGTGCCGCGGCTGCCAGGCTGTTCCGGTGGGAATGA
- a CDS encoding ABC transporter ATP-binding protein, whose translation MAVIEVAGLSKAYGRRQVLEEVSFRVERGEVFGLIGPNGAGKTTAVECCEGLRRADAGTVRVLGLDPVRDARRLRPRIGVQLQQAQLQGALRVGEALELYAGLYPAPRDPRELLDEWGLADRSRTPFDKLSGGERQRLFVALALIGDPEVVFLDELTTALDPQGRRDTWELVRRIRDNGVTVVLVSHFMDEVEALCDRAAVLDGGRIVAAGTPAELVARSGAGGTLGFRPSVPLDPARLAALPGVTSVEERGGRIEVTGTGDFADRVTGLLAREGIVVTGLRIREHGLDEAYLALTRHES comes from the coding sequence ATGGCCGTGATCGAGGTGGCGGGGCTGAGCAAGGCGTACGGGCGGAGGCAGGTGCTGGAGGAGGTCTCGTTCCGGGTGGAGCGGGGCGAGGTGTTCGGCCTGATCGGACCCAACGGCGCGGGCAAGACCACCGCCGTGGAGTGCTGCGAGGGCCTGCGCCGGGCCGACGCCGGAACGGTCCGGGTCCTCGGCCTGGACCCGGTCCGGGACGCCCGCCGGCTGCGGCCCCGGATCGGCGTCCAGCTCCAGCAGGCCCAGCTGCAGGGGGCGCTGCGGGTCGGTGAGGCGCTGGAGCTGTACGCCGGGCTCTACCCGGCCCCCCGGGACCCGCGGGAGCTGCTGGACGAGTGGGGGCTCGCCGACCGGAGCCGGACCCCCTTCGACAAGCTCTCCGGCGGCGAGCGCCAGCGGCTGTTCGTCGCGCTCGCGCTGATCGGCGACCCCGAGGTGGTGTTCCTGGACGAGCTGACCACCGCGCTCGACCCGCAGGGCCGCCGCGACACCTGGGAGCTGGTCCGCCGGATCCGCGACAACGGCGTGACGGTGGTGCTGGTCTCGCACTTCATGGACGAGGTCGAGGCGCTGTGCGACCGTGCCGCGGTGCTCGACGGCGGGCGGATCGTCGCCGCCGGCACCCCCGCCGAGCTGGTCGCCCGTTCCGGGGCCGGCGGCACGCTCGGCTTCCGTCCCTCCGTGCCGCTGGACCCGGCCCGGCTGGCGGCCCTGCCCGGGGTGACCTCGGTGGAGGAGCGGGGCGGCCGGATCGAGGTCACCGGCACCGGGGACTTCGCCGACCGGGTCACCGGGCTGCTGGCCCGCGAGGGGATCGTCGTCACCGGGCTGCGGATCCGCGAGCACGGCCTGGACGAGGCCTACCTGGCGCTCACCCGGCACGAGTCCTGA
- a CDS encoding FGGY family carbohydrate kinase: protein MAIVAGIDSSTGRTRIVACDSATGAVLRSGKAEHPAPEDPDTRPGEADPQLWLHSLGDAAAGGLLEGVRAIGVSAQQHGMIGLDAGGVLVRPAILWHDPRAGGAAAALVDELGGPAAWTAAIGAVPGPTYTVAKLRWLAEFEPANARRVAEVLLPHDWLVWQLLGHPRRRTTDRGDASGTGYWSPITAEYRQDLVELALGHQLKLPDVLGPAEPAGHTPEGLLISAGTGDNMAAALGLGLGPGDAVVSLGSSGTIFAVHEQAVVDATGLVSSFADATGRHLPMVATLNAAQVLRSTAALLGRDLEGLSDLAMQSSPGAYGLVLLPYLDGERTPALPHAAGTLTGLRAESMSPQHLARAAVEGMLCNSADALDVLRARGVEVNRVFLLGAAGRLAAVRHVAPQLFGVPVVVPPPGAHAARGAARQAAWALAGTPEPPRWELPGAVTVAPDADHDPAVGSAVRQQYRAAREQIHPETAG, encoded by the coding sequence ATGGCCATCGTCGCGGGGATAGACAGCTCCACCGGTCGCACCAGGATCGTCGCGTGCGACTCCGCAACCGGCGCCGTCCTGCGTTCCGGCAAGGCCGAGCACCCCGCACCGGAGGACCCGGACACCCGCCCCGGCGAGGCCGATCCGCAGCTCTGGCTGCACTCCCTCGGCGACGCGGCGGCCGGCGGCCTGCTGGAGGGCGTCCGGGCGATCGGCGTCAGCGCGCAGCAGCACGGCATGATCGGTCTGGACGCCGGCGGCGTGCTGGTCCGGCCGGCGATCCTGTGGCACGATCCGCGCGCCGGCGGCGCCGCCGCGGCCCTGGTGGACGAGCTGGGCGGCCCCGCGGCCTGGACCGCGGCGATCGGCGCCGTCCCCGGCCCCACGTACACCGTCGCCAAGCTGCGCTGGCTCGCCGAGTTCGAGCCGGCCAACGCCCGGCGGGTCGCCGAGGTGCTGCTCCCGCACGACTGGCTGGTCTGGCAGCTGCTCGGCCACCCCAGGCGCCGCACCACCGACCGGGGCGACGCCTCCGGCACCGGCTACTGGTCCCCGATCACCGCCGAGTACCGCCAGGACCTGGTCGAACTGGCCCTGGGCCACCAGCTGAAGCTGCCGGACGTGCTCGGCCCCGCCGAACCCGCCGGCCACACCCCCGAGGGCCTGCTGATCTCGGCCGGCACCGGGGACAACATGGCCGCCGCGCTCGGCCTCGGCCTCGGCCCCGGGGACGCGGTGGTCTCGCTCGGCAGCTCCGGGACGATCTTCGCGGTGCACGAGCAGGCCGTGGTGGACGCCACCGGGCTGGTCTCCTCGTTCGCCGACGCCACCGGCCGCCACCTGCCGATGGTCGCCACCCTGAACGCCGCCCAGGTGCTGCGGTCCACCGCGGCCCTGCTCGGCCGCGACCTGGAGGGTCTCAGCGACCTCGCGATGCAGTCCTCCCCCGGCGCGTACGGGCTGGTGCTGCTCCCCTACCTGGACGGCGAGCGGACGCCCGCGCTGCCGCACGCGGCCGGCACCCTGACCGGCCTGCGGGCCGAGTCGATGTCCCCGCAGCACCTGGCCCGGGCCGCCGTCGAGGGCATGCTCTGCAACAGCGCGGACGCCCTGGACGTGCTGCGCGCCCGCGGCGTCGAGGTGAACCGGGTCTTCCTGCTCGGCGCCGCCGGACGGCTGGCGGCGGTGCGGCACGTCGCGCCGCAGCTGTTCGGCGTCCCGGTGGTCGTCCCGCCGCCGGGCGCGCACGCGGCCCGCGGCGCGGCCCGGCAGGCGGCCTGGGCGCTGGCCGGGACGCCCGAGCCGCCGCGCTGGGAGCTGCCGGGGGCCGTCACCGTCGCCCCGGACGCCGACCACGACCCGGCGGTCGGTTCCGCCGTCCGCCAGCAGTACCGGGCCGCGCGCGAGCAGATCCACCCCGAGACGGCCGGCTGA